Proteins from a single region of Nocardioides anomalus:
- a CDS encoding maleylpyruvate isomerase family mycothiol-dependent enzyme: MEYPDFLDAIRRESARFRAVLADCDPSARVPGCPEWDAADLLWHLIGVQRFWAGVVQHRPAGPDDERIVSEGSGERPASYAELLAHFDEESAGLVEALAAADPEEEAWHWSGDHRVGTTYRRQAHEALIHRVDAEQAAGLALSPLDPALAEDGVAEVIGVMFGGVPPWGTATPTGETVAVRTTDTGRELLVAFRRFTGTDPDSGTTYDEDDLGLVDTGPEPSATVSGTAADLDLWLWKRGPADALEVEGDRISHEKLAGILAAPLN, encoded by the coding sequence GTGGAGTACCCCGACTTCCTCGACGCCATCCGCCGCGAGTCCGCGCGCTTCCGCGCGGTGCTCGCCGACTGCGACCCGTCCGCCCGGGTGCCCGGCTGCCCGGAGTGGGACGCCGCCGACCTGCTGTGGCACCTGATCGGGGTGCAGCGGTTCTGGGCCGGCGTGGTCCAGCACCGGCCCGCCGGACCCGACGACGAGCGGATCGTGAGCGAGGGCTCCGGCGAGCGGCCGGCGTCGTACGCCGAGCTGCTGGCGCACTTCGACGAGGAGTCGGCCGGGCTGGTCGAGGCGCTCGCCGCGGCCGACCCCGAGGAGGAGGCCTGGCACTGGTCCGGCGACCACCGGGTCGGCACGACCTACCGCCGCCAGGCCCACGAGGCGCTCATCCACCGCGTGGACGCCGAGCAGGCGGCCGGCCTCGCGCTCTCGCCGCTGGACCCGGCGCTGGCCGAGGACGGCGTGGCCGAGGTGATCGGCGTGATGTTCGGGGGCGTGCCGCCGTGGGGCACGGCCACGCCGACCGGCGAGACCGTCGCGGTGCGCACGACCGACACCGGGCGCGAGCTGCTGGTGGCCTTCCGGCGCTTCACCGGCACCGACCCGGACAGCGGGACGACGTACGACGAGGACGACCTCGGCCTGGTCGACACGGGCCCGGAGCCGTCGGCCACGGTGAGCGGGACCGCCGCGGACCTCGACCTGTGGCTGTGGAAGCGCGGGCCGGCCGACGCGCTCGAGGTCGAGGGCGACCGGATCAGCCACGAGAAGCTGGCCGGCATCCTGGCCGCGCCGCTGAACTGA